A DNA window from Carassius gibelio isolate Cgi1373 ecotype wild population from Czech Republic chromosome A6, carGib1.2-hapl.c, whole genome shotgun sequence contains the following coding sequences:
- the rgs4 gene encoding regulator of G-protein signaling 4 has protein sequence MCKGLAALPATCLKSAKDIKHKIGFLLQKPEQPQDQKTLKEKEKVTVVNRVPIAEIEKWKLSFNNLIENEDGLKAFTSYLQSEYSQENIEFWEACEDFKKASVDKMNVKAKNLFERYVEVDSPREVNLDSATRELTRKNLERCDSSCFEEAQSKIFTLMEKDSYRRFLKSKLFLELSQPLLDNKPCSLEKKGKRHVSDYSQCLPCYA, from the exons ATGTGTAAAGGGCTCGCTGCCCTCCCAGCTACATGCTTGAAAAG TGCCAAAGACATAAAGCATAAGATTGGCTTCCTGCTTCAAAAGCCAGAACAACCTCAAGATCAGAAGACTctgaaggagaaggagaaggtcACTGTGGTGAACAG AGTCCCTATTGCTGAAATTGAGAAATGGAAATTATCATTTAACAACCTGATTGAAAATGAAG ATGGTCTGAAGGCATTCACTTCCTATTTACAGTCCGAGTACAGTCAAGAGAACATCGAATTCTGGGAAGCCTGTGAGGATTTCAAGAAGGCATCAGTGGACAAGATGAATGTGAAAGCTAAAAACTTATTTGAGCGATACGTTGAAGTCGATTCCCCTAGAGAG gtgaatttGGATTCAGCCACCAGAGAACTCACTAGAAAGAATCTGGAAAGATGTGACTCATCCTGTTTTGAGGAGGCTCAGAGCAAAATCTTCACCCTAATGGAAAAGGACTCATACAGGCGCTTCCTGAAATCCAAACTGTTCTTAGAACTGTCTCAACCACTGCTGGACAACAAACCCTGTAGTTTGGAAAAGAAAGGAAAGCGGCACGTTTCTGACTACAGTCAGTGCTTGCCTTGTTATGCCTAA